The Parcubacteria group bacterium genome has a window encoding:
- the rpsG gene encoding 30S ribosomal protein S7, which produces MPRRKRVYRKSWRLDPQYANILVGRFIGQIMLNGKRSTAERLVYDSFDIIQKRTKKGGLNVFEQAIKNVSPLVALKSRRIGGANYQVPVPVVGERRQTLAMRWIREACRKGKGKGFADKLATELIAAAEKEGSAMKKREETHRMADANKAFAHFA; this is translated from the coding sequence ATGCCAAGACGTAAGAGAGTTTATAGAAAGTCATGGCGACTTGATCCACAATATGCCAACATATTGGTCGGTCGTTTCATCGGACAAATCATGCTCAACGGAAAAAGATCAACTGCAGAGCGGTTGGTGTATGACTCTTTTGATATTATCCAAAAACGTACCAAAAAAGGCGGTTTGAATGTTTTTGAACAAGCGATCAAAAACGTTTCCCCGCTCGTTGCGCTCAAATCACGCCGTATCGGTGGGGCGAATTATCAAGTGCCGGTACCGGTTGTGGGAGAGAGACGACAGACACTTGCAATGCGATGGATCCGCGAGGCATGTCGCAAAGGCAAAGGCAAAGGTTTCGCAGACAAACTGGCTACAGAACTTATCGCAGCAGCCGAAAAAGAAGGCTCCGCAATGAAAAAACGTGAAGAAACCCATCGCATGGCAGATGCAAACAAGGCATTTGCACATTTTGCATAA